TGCCGTCGCTTCATTCACCATTTTCACCAGCGTCACCTGCACGTTTAAATTTCGGGACAAGATAGAATAAGCAGGGTCAACTGCATGTTCTTCGCTAGTGTAACCAATTATGCAGGAACACTACCACTACAGTACTACTGTACTACTAGGTGATGATACATACCACGCTTTCTGGAACACCATGTGGAGGCATAGGGAGGTTTCTAGGCGGTGCAACAGTACCATAAGATCGTTTGTCAAATCTCCATTCTCCAATTTTCCCATACGTTAGTTCACCCTGATATCAGAAAATCAAAACCAGATATTAAAGAGCTGAAAGTTCTTATTTCTTGAAAACTGAAGACATGTATTGGGCGGTAAATCAAACCATCAGAAATAAAAATATCCTCACTCTCGATAGATACTGCACATGAAAGTATACAAGAGCTTATCGAACATAGTACCTTCATATTATAGTCGCATCCATAAGTGTAATGAATTATGAACTTCTTGCCAATTTCTTTATCCCATGGAGGCTGATATACATCGGAAAAATAGCAATGCTGGTAAGTTGAGCGttagaatataaaaaaaaaaaattgaaattttgtatACCAACCAATTGATCTTGTAGACAGTAACGAATGGATAAATTAACTTGCGATCATGAAAAAACTTAAACATTACAAGGAAAGAAAACGGGTTCTAAACCTGAAGCATGAAATCCTTGTACAAGATATTACCAACACCATGGTGAGCGGATGCGACAGCATAAGCATACCTATATCATGATGCAAAATGAACGTAAAAGGTCAACAAGTGTTTTGATAGCTAAGGTAGTTGGAAACTTGTGTAACGTCATCAAAGAACTAAGTTAACTAGTGAGAGCTCACATTTCAAGCACCCATCCAAAAGCTTTGTCTGCTTCAGGATCCTTCTTCATTGCTAAAGAAACATTCATCCAGGTCGGAGCAATCTTCTTAAGAGATTCCTGAAAATGATAGATTTGAAAAATGTCAAAACACCTTAAACCTAAAGATAACTGTTGCTATAACTGGCAGATGACAAGTTTAAATACCTTCCCAACAATGACGGGAGAATTTCCAATCGGATCAATGTTAGTTATTGGTCCCTTGTTCTCAGGGAAGTATTTCCGGAGCACTGACTCGTACCTCTTCGGTTCAATGTAGAAGAAAGGAAACGCGACTCCAAGCCCGTCAGTGGACAAGTTTGGTATGGGCTTGACAATCACATGATCGGGCTCCGACATCAGTATATAACTGCATACACGGTAACCATACAATATAGATAAGTCAACCCTAACAGAAACACCAAAGATGATCAACTTATTAAGTACTGAAACTAGGAAGTAAAGCATCGCTCGTACTCTTCTTTGATGTCTGCTTGCTGAAGCCATTGCACAAATGCCCATGGTCTG
Above is a window of Malus sylvestris chromosome 15, drMalSylv7.2, whole genome shotgun sequence DNA encoding:
- the LOC126602369 gene encoding hydroxyproline O-arabinosyltransferase 1-like; protein product: MGCGNFFFTILVTFSVALITYNIIISANSPLQQDLPGPSRSSLSIGVDPIIQMPFHRSRGKSRSSKRLFHTAVTASDSVYNTWQCRIMYYWFKKFQNESGSEMGGFTRILHNGKPDKYMDEIPTFIAQPLPAGMDRGYIVLNRPWAFVQWLQQADIKEDYILMSEPDHVIVKPIPNLSTDGLGVAFPFFYIEPKRYESVLRKYFPENKGPITNIDPIGNSPVIVGKESLKKIAPTWMNVSLAMKKDPEADKAFGWVLEMYAYAVASAHHGVGNILYKDFMLQPPWDKEIGKKFIIHYTYGCDYNMKGELTYGKIGEWRFDKRSYGTVAPPRNLPMPPHGVPESVVTLVKMVNEATANIPNWGE